A region of Rattus rattus isolate New Zealand chromosome 7, Rrattus_CSIRO_v1, whole genome shotgun sequence DNA encodes the following proteins:
- the Btbd6 gene encoding BTB/POZ domain-containing protein 6 isoform X2 produces the protein MAAELYPPAGASAATATDIANSNAAGAAESTKVGPCCPPCLAPAPLPPLPAPPLPDNNNPESPNWQSFHPTLRERNALMFNNELMADVHFIVGALGAARRVPAHKYVLAVGSSVFYAMFYGDLAEVKSEIHIPDVEPAAFLVLLKYMYSDEIDLEADTVLATLYAAKKYIVPALAKACVNFLETSLEAKNACVLLSQSRLFEEPELTQRCWEVIDAQAEMALRSEGFCEIDRQTLEIIVTREALNTKEAVVFEAVLNWAEAECKRQGLPVTPHNKRHVLGRALYLVRIPTMTLEEFANGPAQSDILTLEETHNIFLWYTAAKKPPLDFPLTKRKGLVPQRCHRFQSSAYRSNQWRYRGRCDSIQFAVDRRVFIAGLGLYGSSSGKAEYSVKIELKRLGMVLAQNLTKFVSDGSSNTFPVWFEHPVQVEQDTFYTASAVLDGSELSYFGQEGMTEVQCGKVAFQFQCSSDSTNGTGVQGGQIPELIFYA, from the exons ATGGCCGCGGAACTGTACCCGCCTGCCGGTGCCTCTGCAGCTACTGCCACCGACATCGCCAACAGCAACGCGGCGGGCGCGGCCGAAAGCACGAAGGTTGGCCCTTGCTGCCCACCCTGCCTAGCGCCCGCCCCGCTGCCACCCTTGCCCGCGCCGCCCTTGCCAGACAACAACAATCCCGAGAGCCCCAACTGGCAGTCATTCCACCCTACGCTGCGCGAGAG GAATGCGCTCATGTTCAACAACGAGCTGATGGCCGACGTCCACTTCATCGTGGGGGCCCTGGGGGCAGCCAGGCGTGTGCCCGCCCACAAG TATGTCTTAGCTGTCGGCAGCTCGGTCTTCTATGCTATGTTCTACGGGGATCTTGCAGAAGTCAAGTCAGAAATCCACATTCCTGATGTGGAGCCTGCTGCCTTCCTGGTCTTGTTAAA GTACATGTACAGCGATGAGATCGATCTGGAGGCGGACACAGTGCTTGCCACTCTGTATGCTGCTAAGAAGTACATTGTGCCTGCCCTAGCCAAGGCCTGCGTCAACTTTCTGGAAACAAGTCTGGAAGCCAAAAATGCCTGTGTCCTGCTGTCCCAGAGCCGACTGTTTGAGGAGCCTGAACTGACCCAGCGATGCTGGGAAGTCATTGATGCACAGGCTGAAATGGCCCTGAGGTCTGAAGGCTTCTGTGAAATTGACCGGCAGACACTGGAGATCATTGTGACCAGGGAGGCCCTCAATACCAAGGAGGCTGTGGTCTTCGAGGCTGTCCTGAACTGGGCTGAAGCAGAGTGCAAGAGACAGGGCCTCCCAGTCACTCCTCATAACAAGAGGCATGTTTTGGGACGAGCCCTCTACTTGGTCCGAATTCCAACTATGACGCTAGAGGAGTTTGCTAATGGTCCTGCCCAGTCAGATATCCTGACTTTAGAAGAGACCCACAACATCTTCCTTTGGTACACTGCTGCCAAAAAACCCCCCCTTGACTTCCCCCTGACCAAGAGGAAGGGCCTTGTTCCACAGAGGTGCCACCGCTTCCAGTCTTCTGCCTACCGAAGTAACCAGTGGAGGTACCGTGGGCGCTGTGACAGCATCCAGTTTGCAGTGGACAGAAGGGTGTTCATTGCTGGGCTGGGCTTATATGGGTCCAGTTCTGGGAAGGCTGAGTACAGCGTGAAGATTGAACTCAAGCGGCTAGGGATGGTCCTGGCTCAGAACCTCACCAAGTTTGTTTCAGATGGATCCAGCAACACATTCCCTGTCTGGTTTGAGCACCCAGTCCAGGTGGAGCAGGACACCTTCTACACTGCCAGTGCTGTCCTGGATGGCAGTGAGCTCAGCTACTTTGGGCAAGAAGGAATGACAGAGGTGCAGTGTGGAAAGGTGGCCTTCCAGTTCCAGTGCTCCTCGGACAGTACCAATGGAACTGGAGTTCAGGGTGGACAGATTCCAGAGCTCATCTTCTATGCCTGA
- the Btbd6 gene encoding BTB/POZ domain-containing protein 6 isoform X1: MLLPLACLHGRVAQCLTSLLVLAEPLPRPRRGAKARGAALTSAEAAPVGAKMAAELYPPAGASAATATDIANSNAAGAAESTKVGPCCPPCLAPAPLPPLPAPPLPDNNNPESPNWQSFHPTLRERNALMFNNELMADVHFIVGALGAARRVPAHKYVLAVGSSVFYAMFYGDLAEVKSEIHIPDVEPAAFLVLLKYMYSDEIDLEADTVLATLYAAKKYIVPALAKACVNFLETSLEAKNACVLLSQSRLFEEPELTQRCWEVIDAQAEMALRSEGFCEIDRQTLEIIVTREALNTKEAVVFEAVLNWAEAECKRQGLPVTPHNKRHVLGRALYLVRIPTMTLEEFANGPAQSDILTLEETHNIFLWYTAAKKPPLDFPLTKRKGLVPQRCHRFQSSAYRSNQWRYRGRCDSIQFAVDRRVFIAGLGLYGSSSGKAEYSVKIELKRLGMVLAQNLTKFVSDGSSNTFPVWFEHPVQVEQDTFYTASAVLDGSELSYFGQEGMTEVQCGKVAFQFQCSSDSTNGTGVQGGQIPELIFYA; this comes from the exons ATGCTGCTGCCGCTCGCCTGCCTGCATGGGCGGGTGGCGCAGTGCCTAACCTCCCTGCTGGTGCTCGCAGAGCCGCTTCCCAGGCCCCGTCGCGGGGCGAAGGCGCGCGGCGCAGCACTGACCAGTGCGGAGGCCGCCCCGGTAGGAGCGAAGATGGCCGCGGAACTGTACCCGCCTGCCGGTGCCTCTGCAGCTACTGCCACCGACATCGCCAACAGCAACGCGGCGGGCGCGGCCGAAAGCACGAAGGTTGGCCCTTGCTGCCCACCCTGCCTAGCGCCCGCCCCGCTGCCACCCTTGCCCGCGCCGCCCTTGCCAGACAACAACAATCCCGAGAGCCCCAACTGGCAGTCATTCCACCCTACGCTGCGCGAGAG GAATGCGCTCATGTTCAACAACGAGCTGATGGCCGACGTCCACTTCATCGTGGGGGCCCTGGGGGCAGCCAGGCGTGTGCCCGCCCACAAG TATGTCTTAGCTGTCGGCAGCTCGGTCTTCTATGCTATGTTCTACGGGGATCTTGCAGAAGTCAAGTCAGAAATCCACATTCCTGATGTGGAGCCTGCTGCCTTCCTGGTCTTGTTAAA GTACATGTACAGCGATGAGATCGATCTGGAGGCGGACACAGTGCTTGCCACTCTGTATGCTGCTAAGAAGTACATTGTGCCTGCCCTAGCCAAGGCCTGCGTCAACTTTCTGGAAACAAGTCTGGAAGCCAAAAATGCCTGTGTCCTGCTGTCCCAGAGCCGACTGTTTGAGGAGCCTGAACTGACCCAGCGATGCTGGGAAGTCATTGATGCACAGGCTGAAATGGCCCTGAGGTCTGAAGGCTTCTGTGAAATTGACCGGCAGACACTGGAGATCATTGTGACCAGGGAGGCCCTCAATACCAAGGAGGCTGTGGTCTTCGAGGCTGTCCTGAACTGGGCTGAAGCAGAGTGCAAGAGACAGGGCCTCCCAGTCACTCCTCATAACAAGAGGCATGTTTTGGGACGAGCCCTCTACTTGGTCCGAATTCCAACTATGACGCTAGAGGAGTTTGCTAATGGTCCTGCCCAGTCAGATATCCTGACTTTAGAAGAGACCCACAACATCTTCCTTTGGTACACTGCTGCCAAAAAACCCCCCCTTGACTTCCCCCTGACCAAGAGGAAGGGCCTTGTTCCACAGAGGTGCCACCGCTTCCAGTCTTCTGCCTACCGAAGTAACCAGTGGAGGTACCGTGGGCGCTGTGACAGCATCCAGTTTGCAGTGGACAGAAGGGTGTTCATTGCTGGGCTGGGCTTATATGGGTCCAGTTCTGGGAAGGCTGAGTACAGCGTGAAGATTGAACTCAAGCGGCTAGGGATGGTCCTGGCTCAGAACCTCACCAAGTTTGTTTCAGATGGATCCAGCAACACATTCCCTGTCTGGTTTGAGCACCCAGTCCAGGTGGAGCAGGACACCTTCTACACTGCCAGTGCTGTCCTGGATGGCAGTGAGCTCAGCTACTTTGGGCAAGAAGGAATGACAGAGGTGCAGTGTGGAAAGGTGGCCTTCCAGTTCCAGTGCTCCTCGGACAGTACCAATGGAACTGGAGTTCAGGGTGGACAGATTCCAGAGCTCATCTTCTATGCCTGA
- the Btbd6 gene encoding BTB/POZ domain-containing protein 6 isoform X3, with amino-acid sequence MFYGDLAEVKSEIHIPDVEPAAFLVLLKYMYSDEIDLEADTVLATLYAAKKYIVPALAKACVNFLETSLEAKNACVLLSQSRLFEEPELTQRCWEVIDAQAEMALRSEGFCEIDRQTLEIIVTREALNTKEAVVFEAVLNWAEAECKRQGLPVTPHNKRHVLGRALYLVRIPTMTLEEFANGPAQSDILTLEETHNIFLWYTAAKKPPLDFPLTKRKGLVPQRCHRFQSSAYRSNQWRYRGRCDSIQFAVDRRVFIAGLGLYGSSSGKAEYSVKIELKRLGMVLAQNLTKFVSDGSSNTFPVWFEHPVQVEQDTFYTASAVLDGSELSYFGQEGMTEVQCGKVAFQFQCSSDSTNGTGVQGGQIPELIFYA; translated from the exons ATGTTCTACGGGGATCTTGCAGAAGTCAAGTCAGAAATCCACATTCCTGATGTGGAGCCTGCTGCCTTCCTGGTCTTGTTAAA GTACATGTACAGCGATGAGATCGATCTGGAGGCGGACACAGTGCTTGCCACTCTGTATGCTGCTAAGAAGTACATTGTGCCTGCCCTAGCCAAGGCCTGCGTCAACTTTCTGGAAACAAGTCTGGAAGCCAAAAATGCCTGTGTCCTGCTGTCCCAGAGCCGACTGTTTGAGGAGCCTGAACTGACCCAGCGATGCTGGGAAGTCATTGATGCACAGGCTGAAATGGCCCTGAGGTCTGAAGGCTTCTGTGAAATTGACCGGCAGACACTGGAGATCATTGTGACCAGGGAGGCCCTCAATACCAAGGAGGCTGTGGTCTTCGAGGCTGTCCTGAACTGGGCTGAAGCAGAGTGCAAGAGACAGGGCCTCCCAGTCACTCCTCATAACAAGAGGCATGTTTTGGGACGAGCCCTCTACTTGGTCCGAATTCCAACTATGACGCTAGAGGAGTTTGCTAATGGTCCTGCCCAGTCAGATATCCTGACTTTAGAAGAGACCCACAACATCTTCCTTTGGTACACTGCTGCCAAAAAACCCCCCCTTGACTTCCCCCTGACCAAGAGGAAGGGCCTTGTTCCACAGAGGTGCCACCGCTTCCAGTCTTCTGCCTACCGAAGTAACCAGTGGAGGTACCGTGGGCGCTGTGACAGCATCCAGTTTGCAGTGGACAGAAGGGTGTTCATTGCTGGGCTGGGCTTATATGGGTCCAGTTCTGGGAAGGCTGAGTACAGCGTGAAGATTGAACTCAAGCGGCTAGGGATGGTCCTGGCTCAGAACCTCACCAAGTTTGTTTCAGATGGATCCAGCAACACATTCCCTGTCTGGTTTGAGCACCCAGTCCAGGTGGAGCAGGACACCTTCTACACTGCCAGTGCTGTCCTGGATGGCAGTGAGCTCAGCTACTTTGGGCAAGAAGGAATGACAGAGGTGCAGTGTGGAAAGGTGGCCTTCCAGTTCCAGTGCTCCTCGGACAGTACCAATGGAACTGGAGTTCAGGGTGGACAGATTCCAGAGCTCATCTTCTATGCCTGA